One window of bacterium genomic DNA carries:
- a CDS encoding GTPase has product MSRIKTIILGAAGRDFHNFNCVYRDNETYEVVAFTATQIPDIDGRRYPAALAGSLYPEGIPIHDEGDLEALIAETGAEQCVMAYSDRSYQQVMSLGSIVNAAGADFLMLGERHTQLKSTKPVISVTAVRTGCGKSQTSRRICEILRGAGKKVVAVRHPMPYGDLAAQRVQRFAEVADLAKHNCTIEEMEEYEPHVVAGGVIYAGVDYEAILREAEKEADIILWDGGNNDTPFFRPDLAVVVADPHRAGHELNYYPSETNLRLADVVVINKVVEAEFEDIETVRDNIRAVNPGALVIDGASPLTIEGDFDIAGKKVLVVEDGPTLTHGEMTYGAGVVAAMRMGAEELVDPRPWATGRLAETFEHYPEIGTLLPAMGYGAEQVADLEKTINAVECDAVVIGTPIDLNRIVKIDKPTVRVRYDLQEIGKPDFPQILKRFL; this is encoded by the coding sequence ATGAGCAGGATCAAGACCATCATCCTGGGTGCCGCGGGCCGCGACTTCCACAATTTCAACTGCGTCTACCGTGACAACGAGACCTACGAGGTCGTGGCCTTCACCGCGACGCAGATCCCCGACATCGACGGCCGACGCTACCCCGCCGCCCTGGCGGGTTCGCTCTATCCGGAAGGCATCCCCATCCACGACGAGGGCGACCTCGAGGCCCTCATCGCCGAGACCGGCGCCGAGCAGTGCGTCATGGCCTACAGCGACCGCTCGTACCAGCAGGTCATGAGCCTCGGCTCGATCGTCAACGCCGCGGGCGCCGACTTCCTCATGCTCGGCGAGCGCCACACCCAGCTGAAGAGCACCAAGCCGGTGATCAGCGTCACCGCCGTGCGCACGGGCTGCGGCAAGAGCCAGACCAGCCGCCGCATCTGCGAGATCCTGCGGGGCGCGGGCAAGAAGGTCGTCGCCGTGCGGCACCCCATGCCCTACGGCGATCTCGCCGCCCAGCGCGTGCAGCGCTTCGCCGAAGTGGCCGACCTCGCGAAGCACAATTGCACCATCGAGGAGATGGAGGAGTACGAACCGCATGTCGTCGCCGGGGGCGTCATCTACGCGGGTGTCGACTACGAGGCCATCCTGCGCGAGGCCGAGAAGGAGGCCGACATCATCCTCTGGGACGGCGGCAACAACGACACGCCGTTCTTCCGGCCCGACCTGGCGGTGGTCGTGGCCGACCCGCACCGGGCGGGCCACGAGTTGAACTACTATCCGAGCGAGACCAACCTGCGCCTGGCCGACGTCGTTGTCATCAACAAGGTCGTCGAGGCCGAGTTCGAGGACATCGAGACCGTGCGCGACAACATCCGGGCGGTCAACCCGGGCGCCCTGGTTATCGACGGCGCCAGTCCCCTGACCATCGAGGGCGATTTCGACATCGCCGGCAAGAAGGTCCTGGTGGTCGAGGACGGCCCGACCCTGACCCACGGCGAGATGACCTACGGCGCCGGCGTCGTGGCCGCCATGCGCATGGGCGCCGAGGAGCTCGTCGATCCGCGCCCCTGGGCCACCGGCCGCCTGGCCGAGACCTTCGAGCACTACCCCGAGATCGGGACCCTGCTGCCGGCCATGGGCTACGGCGCCGAGCAGGTGGCCGATCTCGAGAAGACCATCAACGCGGTCGAGTGCGACGCCGTGGTCATCGGCACGCCCATCGACCTGAACCGGATCGTGAAGATCGACAAGCCCACGGTCCGGGTGCGGTACGATCTGCAGGAGATCGGCAAGCCCGACTTCCCGCAGATCCTGAAGCGGTTCCTGTAA
- the sucC gene encoding ADP-forming succinate--CoA ligase subunit beta: protein MNIHEYQAKEIFTAHGLPVPGGQVARTPDEAVALAEQYGLPVMVKCQVLTGGRGKAGGIKFCKTMDDVRTNATNILGMDIKGHSVHKVLITPAVDIASEYYLGMLIDRNTQRVLLMASAEGGVEIEQVAKDTPELIFKFAIDPRYGLLDHEAMEMGLKLCPGDVKKARQLAVAMQKLYQAFVHADASLAEVNPFIFTPDGQGHAIDAKVNLDDNAMFRHPDYEPMRDTEAEDPSERAAREAGLSFVKLEGNVGCLVNGAGLAMATMDLVKYYGGQPANFLDIGGSSNPEKVVNALKIILSDQEVKAILFNIFGGITRCDDVAKGIIEATKRMDINVPIVVRLTGTNEEEGRALLTETELHPAATMDEAVQKAIELAG from the coding sequence GTGAATATCCACGAATACCAGGCCAAGGAGATCTTCACGGCCCACGGCCTGCCGGTGCCCGGCGGGCAGGTCGCGAGGACGCCCGACGAGGCCGTGGCGCTGGCCGAGCAGTACGGCCTGCCCGTCATGGTGAAGTGCCAGGTGCTGACCGGCGGCCGCGGCAAGGCCGGCGGCATCAAGTTCTGCAAGACCATGGACGACGTCCGCACCAACGCGACGAACATCCTGGGCATGGACATCAAGGGCCATTCGGTGCACAAGGTGCTGATCACGCCGGCCGTGGACATCGCGAGCGAGTACTACCTCGGCATGCTCATCGACCGCAACACCCAGCGCGTCCTGCTGATGGCCAGCGCCGAGGGTGGCGTCGAGATCGAACAGGTCGCCAAGGACACCCCGGAACTCATCTTCAAGTTCGCCATCGACCCGCGCTACGGTCTGCTCGACCACGAGGCCATGGAGATGGGCCTGAAGCTCTGCCCCGGCGACGTCAAGAAGGCGCGCCAGTTGGCCGTCGCCATGCAGAAGCTCTACCAGGCCTTCGTCCATGCCGACGCCAGCCTGGCCGAGGTGAACCCGTTCATCTTCACGCCGGACGGCCAGGGCCACGCCATCGACGCCAAGGTCAACCTGGACGACAACGCCATGTTCCGGCATCCGGACTACGAGCCCATGCGCGACACCGAGGCCGAGGACCCGAGCGAGCGCGCCGCCCGCGAGGCCGGCCTCAGCTTCGTCAAGCTCGAGGGCAACGTGGGCTGCCTGGTCAACGGCGCCGGCCTGGCCATGGCCACCATGGACCTGGTCAAGTACTACGGCGGCCAGCCCGCCAACTTCCTCGACATCGGCGGTTCCTCGAACCCCGAAAAGGTCGTCAACGCGCTGAAGATCATCCTCAGCGACCAGGAAGTGAAGGCCATCCTGTTCAACATCTTCGGCGGCATCACGCGCTGCGACGACGTGGCCAAGGGCATCATCGAGGCGACCAAGCGCATGGACATCAACGTGCCCATCGTCGTGCGCCTGACCGGCACCAACGAGGAGGAGGGCCGCGCCCTGCTCACCGAGACCGAGCTGCATCCGGCCGCGACCATGGACGAGGCCGTGCAGAAGGCCATCGAACTGGCCGGTTGA
- the sucD gene encoding succinate--CoA ligase subunit alpha: MAIFVDDSTKVVVQGITGRDGGFHTKEMMAYGTKIVAGVTPGRGGQKFEDKVPVYDTVKEAVQEHGVNTSVIFVPPFGAAGAIYEAADAGCKLIVCITEGVPTVDMVKVMPYLQERGVRLIGPNCPGLLAPGIAKLGILPASIVKEGPVGLVSRSGTLTYEVVYQLTAAGLGQTTCLGIGGDPVIGTNFLDSIKAFNEDPKTEAIVMIGEIGGDAEEQAAEYIKANVKKPVVSFIAGQTAPPGKRMGHAGAIVSGGTGTAAEKQKALEAAGIPVAARPMDVVPKLQEIWHP, translated from the coding sequence ATGGCGATTTTTGTCGACGACTCCACCAAGGTGGTCGTTCAGGGGATCACGGGCCGGGACGGCGGTTTCCACACCAAGGAAATGATGGCCTACGGCACGAAGATCGTGGCCGGCGTGACCCCGGGTCGCGGCGGCCAGAAGTTCGAGGACAAGGTCCCCGTGTACGACACGGTGAAGGAGGCGGTCCAGGAGCACGGCGTGAACACGTCGGTCATCTTCGTGCCGCCCTTCGGCGCCGCCGGCGCCATCTACGAGGCCGCGGACGCGGGCTGCAAGCTCATCGTCTGCATCACCGAGGGCGTGCCCACGGTGGACATGGTCAAGGTCATGCCGTACCTGCAGGAACGCGGCGTGCGCCTGATCGGCCCCAACTGCCCCGGCCTGCTGGCCCCGGGCATCGCGAAGCTGGGCATCCTGCCCGCCAGCATCGTCAAGGAAGGCCCCGTGGGTCTGGTGTCCCGTTCGGGCACCCTGACCTACGAGGTCGTCTACCAGCTGACCGCCGCGGGCCTGGGCCAGACCACCTGCCTCGGCATCGGCGGCGACCCGGTCATCGGGACCAACTTCCTGGACTCGATCAAGGCCTTCAACGAGGACCCGAAGACCGAGGCCATCGTGATGATCGGCGAGATCGGCGGCGACGCCGAGGAGCAGGCGGCCGAGTACATCAAGGCCAACGTCAAGAAGCCGGTGGTCAGCTTCATCGCCGGCCAGACGGCGCCTCCGGGCAAGCGGATGGGCCACGCCGGCGCCATCGTCTCCGGCGGCACCGGCACGGCGGCCGAGAAGCAGAAGGCGCTGGAGGCCGCGGGCATCCCCGTGGCGGCCCGGCCCATGGACGTGGTGCCCAAGCTGCAGGAAATCTGGCACCCGTAG
- a CDS encoding nucleoside-diphosphate kinase translates to MQKTYFMIKPEIVAAGDQKIGAILAIVNQAGFRITNLELRRLDRALVEDFYGEHRERPFYGELCDYIAGGPVVTIGLERENAVAALRELIGATNPAEAATGTIRDLFGASLQNNAVHASANPDDAARELALIFGV, encoded by the coding sequence ATGCAGAAGACCTACTTCATGATCAAGCCCGAGATCGTCGCCGCCGGCGACCAGAAGATCGGCGCCATCCTGGCCATCGTGAACCAGGCCGGGTTCCGCATCACGAACCTGGAGCTGCGCCGGCTCGACCGCGCGCTGGTCGAGGATTTCTACGGCGAGCACCGCGAGCGCCCGTTCTACGGCGAGCTGTGCGACTACATCGCCGGCGGCCCGGTCGTGACCATCGGCCTCGAGCGCGAAAATGCGGTGGCCGCCCTGCGCGAGCTGATCGGTGCCACGAATCCGGCCGAGGCCGCCACGGGCACCATCCGCGACCTGTTCGGCGCCTCGCTGCAGAACAACGCGGTCCACGCGTCGGCCAATCCGGACGATGCGGCCCGCGAGCTGGCCCTGATTTTCGGCGTCTGA
- a CDS encoding DUF177 domain-containing protein: MELDLDRQEPGRSELPISGRLALDAGDDRVAEAELRGDLVIQNIESRFLVNGSLEAVGRTTCGRCLQEFDLSWDVPVDLMVLRNVDSDEEEGETLLILQRDGVVDLRESLRECTLLAYPQSPVCREDCRGLCAQCGCDLNSESCDCADNDNDPRWDGLPE, encoded by the coding sequence ATGGAATTGGATCTCGACAGGCAGGAGCCGGGCCGTTCCGAACTGCCCATTTCCGGGCGCCTGGCCCTCGACGCCGGCGACGACCGGGTCGCCGAGGCCGAGTTGCGCGGAGATCTGGTGATCCAGAACATCGAGAGCCGCTTCCTGGTGAACGGCAGCCTCGAGGCGGTGGGGCGGACGACCTGCGGCCGTTGCCTGCAGGAATTCGACCTCAGCTGGGACGTTCCGGTCGACCTCATGGTGCTGCGGAACGTCGACAGCGACGAGGAGGAGGGGGAGACCCTCCTGATCCTGCAGAGGGACGGCGTGGTCGACCTGCGCGAATCCCTGCGGGAGTGCACGCTGCTGGCCTACCCGCAGAGCCCCGTGTGCCGCGAGGATTGCCGCGGACTCTGTGCCCAGTGCGGTTGCGACCTCAACAGCGAGAGCTGCGACTGCGCCGACAACGACAATGACCCCCGGTGGGACGGACTGCCCGAGTAG
- the rpmF gene encoding 50S ribosomal protein L32: MAVPQSKTSKSKKGLRRANWHLEKPDPNKCPHCGAPRLPHRVCRDCGYYGEREVLVVEK, from the coding sequence ATGGCTGTTCCGCAAAGTAAGACGTCCAAGTCCAAGAAGGGCCTGCGTCGCGCCAACTGGCACCTCGAGAAGCCGGATCCGAACAAGTGCCCCCACTGCGGCGCCCCGCGCCTGCCGCACCGCGTGTGCCGCGACTGCGGGTACTACGGCGAGCGCGAGGTCCTGGTCGTCGAGAAGTAG
- the plsX gene encoding phosphate acyltransferase PlsX, translated as MSAAKPVIAVDAMGGDHGPSVVVPGAIAALTPDSPFELALYGDPAAIEAALDQAGAAGLPVSVVPCTQDIEMGEAPASAIRNKKDSPIVRAMADQKAGQVQAVVSAGSTGAMVAASLIILGRVAGVDRPAIATLIPTVRGHLVLLDAGANTQCTAEHLVCFARMGDVFVRQMFAVEAPAVGLLNIGSEPKKGPELYVETHALLADSGLNFVGNIEGNDFMLGPCDVVVADGFMGNNALKMVEGFARFMGALARRPDLPADVQAGLRPVLGFLQRDFSYEKYGGALLLGVQGISVIAHGRSSALAITNAVKVGWDMVRNDVLDRMASLEA; from the coding sequence ATGAGCGCAGCGAAACCGGTGATCGCGGTCGACGCCATGGGGGGCGACCACGGGCCTTCCGTGGTGGTGCCCGGCGCGATCGCGGCCCTGACCCCCGATTCGCCCTTCGAACTGGCTCTCTACGGCGATCCGGCCGCCATCGAGGCGGCCCTCGACCAGGCAGGTGCCGCTGGCCTGCCTGTTTCCGTGGTCCCCTGCACCCAGGACATCGAAATGGGCGAGGCGCCCGCTTCGGCCATCCGCAACAAGAAGGACAGCCCCATCGTCCGGGCCATGGCCGATCAGAAGGCGGGCCAGGTCCAGGCGGTGGTGTCCGCCGGCTCCACCGGGGCCATGGTCGCCGCCAGCCTGATCATCCTCGGGCGCGTCGCGGGCGTCGACCGTCCGGCCATCGCCACCCTGATCCCGACCGTGCGGGGCCATCTGGTCCTGCTCGACGCGGGCGCCAACACCCAGTGCACCGCCGAACACCTGGTCTGCTTCGCCCGCATGGGCGACGTCTTCGTGCGCCAGATGTTCGCCGTCGAGGCGCCGGCCGTCGGCCTGCTGAACATCGGTTCCGAGCCCAAGAAGGGCCCGGAACTCTACGTCGAGACCCATGCCCTGCTGGCGGACTCCGGCCTGAACTTCGTCGGCAACATCGAGGGCAACGACTTCATGCTCGGCCCCTGCGACGTGGTGGTGGCCGATGGCTTCATGGGCAACAACGCCCTGAAGATGGTGGAGGGGTTCGCCCGCTTCATGGGCGCCCTCGCCCGCCGGCCCGACCTGCCGGCCGACGTCCAGGCCGGCCTGCGGCCCGTGCTGGGCTTCCTGCAGCGCGACTTCTCCTACGAGAAGTACGGCGGGGCCCTGCTGCTGGGCGTCCAGGGCATCAGCGTCATCGCCCATGGCCGCAGTTCGGCCCTGGCCATCACCAACGCCGTCAAGGTGGGGTGGGACATGGTCCGCAACGACGTGCTGGACCGCATGGCGTCTCTCGAGGCCTAG
- the fabD gene encoding ACP S-malonyltransferase: protein MRIPMIFPGQASQVVGMARDLATAGGPAADFLATVNDALGDDLTGVMFEGPGETLTETHNAQPAILAHSVAVALALRAQGVEPSLVAGHSLGEFSAAVAAGALSPLDGLRLVRERGRLMFAAGQEVPGTMAAVLGLASDKVREVCAAVDGVVVLANDNTEGQVVISGEVPAVEAAEAPLKEAGARRVQRLNVSGAFHSPLLEGAAAAFREVLAGVDFAAPTVPLVANVDARPVTTAAGLREGFGRQLTSSVLWRDIMAHIAGGAPAPRVVLEVGPGRVLSNMAKRAYPDTTFIAVGSVEDLAGLEDSLAAAGFDS, encoded by the coding sequence ATCCGCATCCCGATGATCTTTCCCGGCCAGGCGTCCCAGGTCGTGGGCATGGCCCGCGACCTCGCGACGGCCGGCGGCCCCGCGGCCGATTTCCTGGCCACGGTGAACGATGCCCTCGGCGACGACCTGACCGGGGTCATGTTCGAGGGCCCGGGAGAGACCCTCACCGAGACCCACAATGCCCAGCCCGCCATTCTCGCCCATTCGGTGGCGGTGGCGCTGGCGCTGCGCGCCCAGGGCGTCGAGCCGTCGCTCGTGGCAGGCCACAGCCTGGGCGAGTTCAGCGCCGCCGTGGCCGCCGGGGCCCTCAGTCCGCTCGACGGGCTGCGCCTCGTGCGCGAGCGGGGCCGTCTCATGTTCGCCGCGGGGCAGGAGGTTCCGGGGACCATGGCCGCGGTCCTCGGCCTGGCGAGCGACAAGGTCCGTGAGGTCTGCGCCGCCGTCGACGGCGTCGTGGTCCTGGCCAACGACAACACCGAGGGGCAGGTGGTGATCTCGGGCGAGGTGCCTGCCGTCGAGGCCGCCGAAGCCCCCCTGAAGGAGGCCGGCGCCCGCCGGGTCCAGCGCCTCAACGTGAGCGGCGCTTTCCATTCGCCACTGCTCGAGGGGGCGGCCGCGGCCTTCCGGGAGGTCCTGGCCGGCGTCGACTTCGCCGCCCCGACCGTCCCGCTGGTGGCCAACGTCGATGCGCGGCCGGTCACCACGGCGGCCGGCCTGCGCGAGGGATTCGGCCGGCAGCTCACCTCCTCGGTCCTCTGGCGGGACATCATGGCCCACATCGCCGGCGGCGCGCCGGCCCCCCGCGTGGTGCTCGAGGTCGGACCGGGGCGGGTCCTGTCCAACATGGCCAAACGGGCCTATCCGGACACGACCTTCATCGCCGTCGGCAGCGTCGAGGATCTCGCCGGTCTGGAAGACAGTTTGGCCGCGGCCGGATTCGACAGCTGA
- the fabG gene encoding 3-oxoacyl-[acyl-carrier-protein] reductase — protein MSNKAVIVTGASRGIGESIARELAAAGYDLALVARSAERLEALAAELSGDVKCIALPGDIGSWDDAQRIVDATHAEFGALWGLVNNAGITRDGLLMRMSPENWQAPIDVNLNGTFYFTRAATPIMMRQREGRIVNITSVIGLTGNAGQANYAASKAGIIALTRSVAKELGSRGVTSNAVAPGFISTDMTADLPEKVRDEMLSQIPLKRFGEGKDVAGVVKFLLSPEASYITGQTLVVDGGMID, from the coding sequence ATGAGCAACAAAGCCGTCATCGTCACAGGCGCCAGCCGGGGGATCGGCGAGTCGATCGCCCGGGAACTGGCGGCCGCCGGCTACGACCTGGCCCTGGTCGCGCGTTCGGCGGAGCGCCTGGAGGCCCTGGCCGCCGAGTTGTCCGGCGACGTGAAGTGCATCGCCCTGCCCGGTGACATCGGATCGTGGGACGACGCCCAGCGCATCGTCGACGCGACCCACGCCGAATTCGGCGCCCTCTGGGGCCTGGTCAACAACGCGGGCATCACCCGCGACGGCCTGCTGATGCGCATGTCGCCGGAGAACTGGCAGGCGCCGATCGATGTGAACCTGAACGGGACCTTCTACTTCACCCGGGCGGCGACCCCGATCATGATGCGCCAGCGGGAAGGCCGCATCGTGAACATCACCTCCGTAATTGGCTTGACCGGAAACGCCGGACAGGCTAATTATGCTGCATCGAAGGCCGGAATCATTGCCCTGACCAGGTCGGTGGCCAAGGAACTGGGCAGTCGCGGCGTGACCAGCAACGCGGTCGCGCCGGGCTTCATTTCCACCGACATGACCGCGGACCTTCCGGAGAAGGTGCGCGACGAAATGTTGAGCCAGATCCCCCTCAAGCGCTTCGGCGAGGGGAAGGACGTGGCCGGCGTGGTCAAGTTCCTTTTGTCTCCGGAAGCCTCCTACATCACCGGCCAGACGCTGGTGGTCGACGGCGGCATGATAGATTAA
- the acpP gene encoding acyl carrier protein, producing the protein MASIQEQVYEIIQRKLSVNPEQITPEASFTEDLGADSLDTVELVMDLEEEFNITIPEEDQEKLRTVQDAIDYLESNLD; encoded by the coding sequence ATGGCGTCGATTCAGGAACAGGTGTACGAGATCATCCAGCGCAAGCTGTCCGTCAACCCCGAGCAGATCACTCCCGAGGCCTCGTTCACCGAGGATCTGGGCGCCGACTCCCTGGACACGGTCGAGCTGGTGATGGACCTCGAGGAAGAGTTCAACATCACGATCCCGGAAGAGGATCAGGAGAAGCTGCGGACCGTCCAGGACGCCATCGACTACCTCGAGTCGAACCTGGACTGA
- the fabF gene encoding beta-ketoacyl-ACP synthase II, which translates to MSSRRVVVTGIGMVTAVGLDRDSTWQSLIAGRGGIATLDGFPLDELKTTFGAQIKDFDPSVCMDPKEARKADRFVQLAMAAADQAMVQSGLGEPEDSFRAGVIIGSGIGGMLTFEEQHTKLMERGHRGVSPLFIPMMIGDMASGLVSIRYGFRGANYCTVSACASGGHAIGAAFDQIMLGHADVMITGGSEAAVCDMALAGFANMKALSSRNDAPEKASRPFDKERDGFVLGEGAGILILESEEHALARGATILGEVCGYGMTGDAYHMTQPDQEGTGAIGSMRQAVRTSGIRPEEVGYINAHGTSTYFNDRGETLAIKAVFGDHAHALRVSSTKSMIGHLLGAAGGVEAAITVLALNTGILPPTINLDNPDPECDLDYIPHEAVKQDVEYALSNSFGFGGHNVTLCFRARR; encoded by the coding sequence TTGTCCTCTCGCAGAGTCGTCGTCACCGGAATCGGCATGGTTACCGCGGTCGGCCTGGACCGCGACAGCACCTGGCAGAGCCTCATCGCCGGGCGGGGCGGCATCGCCACCCTCGACGGATTCCCGCTCGATGAGTTGAAGACCACTTTCGGGGCCCAGATCAAGGACTTCGACCCTTCGGTCTGCATGGACCCGAAGGAGGCCCGCAAGGCCGACCGCTTCGTGCAGTTGGCCATGGCGGCGGCCGACCAGGCCATGGTCCAGTCCGGCCTGGGGGAACCCGAGGACTCCTTCCGCGCCGGCGTGATCATCGGATCCGGCATCGGCGGCATGCTCACCTTCGAGGAGCAGCACACCAAGCTCATGGAGCGGGGTCACCGCGGCGTTTCGCCGCTGTTCATCCCCATGATGATCGGCGATATGGCCAGCGGCCTGGTCTCGATCCGCTACGGGTTCCGGGGCGCCAACTACTGCACGGTGAGCGCGTGCGCCTCGGGCGGACACGCCATCGGCGCCGCCTTCGACCAGATCATGCTCGGGCATGCCGATGTGATGATCACCGGCGGCTCCGAGGCGGCGGTCTGCGACATGGCCCTGGCGGGCTTCGCCAACATGAAAGCCCTCAGCTCGCGCAACGATGCGCCGGAGAAGGCCAGCCGTCCGTTCGACAAGGAGCGGGACGGTTTCGTGCTGGGCGAGGGCGCAGGCATCCTCATCCTCGAATCCGAGGAGCATGCCCTGGCCCGCGGTGCGACCATCCTCGGCGAGGTCTGCGGCTACGGCATGACCGGCGACGCCTACCATATGACCCAGCCCGACCAGGAAGGCACCGGCGCCATCGGTTCCATGCGGCAGGCGGTGCGCACCAGCGGCATCCGGCCCGAAGAGGTGGGCTACATCAACGCCCACGGCACCTCGACCTATTTCAACGACCGTGGCGAGACGCTCGCCATCAAGGCCGTCTTCGGTGACCACGCCCATGCGCTGCGGGTCAGTTCGACCAAGTCCATGATCGGCCACCTGCTGGGCGCCGCCGGCGGGGTCGAGGCGGCGATCACGGTGCTGGCGCTCAACACGGGCATCCTGCCGCCGACAATCAATCTCGACAACCCCGACCCCGAGTGCGACCTCGACTACATCCCGCACGAGGCGGTCAAGCAGGACGTCGAGTATGCCCTGTCGAATTCGTTCGGGTTCGGGGGCCACAACGTGACGCTCTGTTTCCGGGCGCGGAGGTAG
- the rnc gene encoding ribonuclease III, translating to MGLKDSIQQVLARFSGAPTAPEVSPIPPAGGAQDAPGPAELAANFAALEAKLGYEFRDRTLLGNALLHRSHIHVTGQDREQSNERLEFLGDAVLGLVVNEDLYNRYPDRSEGDLTKMKSLLVCGARLSEVATEVDLGVHIRMSRSEAATGGRQRSSILADTTEALIGAVYLDGGLNAARAVIQRVVLRGSEKVLARRSLRNYKSRLQELIQSRYKSPPRYKVMKVDGPDHDRIFQVSVTFNGEVLGTGEGRNKKTAEQQAAQVALETLAARGELVDDDQD from the coding sequence ATGGGACTGAAGGATTCGATCCAGCAGGTTCTGGCCAGGTTCTCGGGGGCACCGACCGCACCGGAGGTGTCCCCGATTCCCCCCGCGGGCGGCGCGCAGGATGCGCCCGGCCCGGCCGAACTGGCCGCCAACTTCGCGGCCCTCGAGGCGAAGCTCGGCTACGAGTTCCGCGACCGCACCCTGCTGGGCAACGCCCTGCTGCACCGTTCCCATATCCACGTCACGGGCCAGGATCGCGAGCAGTCCAACGAGCGTCTGGAATTCCTGGGCGACGCCGTTCTCGGCCTGGTAGTCAACGAGGATCTCTACAACCGCTACCCCGACCGCTCCGAGGGCGATCTCACCAAGATGAAGTCCCTGCTGGTGTGCGGTGCCCGGCTGTCCGAGGTGGCCACGGAGGTCGACCTGGGCGTCCACATCCGCATGAGCCGCTCCGAGGCGGCCACCGGCGGGCGGCAGCGGTCCAGCATCCTGGCCGACACGACCGAGGCCCTCATCGGGGCCGTCTACCTCGACGGCGGCCTCAACGCGGCGAGGGCGGTCATCCAGCGGGTCGTGCTGCGGGGCAGCGAGAAGGTCCTGGCCCGCCGTTCGCTCCGCAACTACAAGAGCCGACTCCAGGAACTCATCCAGTCCCGCTACAAGAGCCCGCCCCGGTACAAGGTGATGAAGGTCGACGGCCCGGATCACGACCGGATCTTCCAGGTGTCCGTCACGTTCAACGGCGAGGTGCTGGGTACGGGCGAGGGACGCAACAAGAAGACCGCCGAGCAGCAGGCCGCCCAGGTGGCCCTGGAGACGCTGGCTGCCCGCGGGGAACTCGTCGACGACGACCAGGATTGA